In Geminocystis sp. NIES-3709, a single genomic region encodes these proteins:
- the bfr gene encoding bacterioferritin, with protein sequence MKGNKKVIKQLQKLLRSELSARDQYFTHSRMYQDWGLNKLYDRIDHEMHDETAHADMLIKRLLFLETIPDLSEQEGLNIGSDVPEMLRNDLELEYKVIGDLKEAIAICEEEQDYQTREILRVMLGDTEEDHAYWLEKQLGLIDKIGLQNYLQSQM encoded by the coding sequence ATGAAAGGTAATAAAAAAGTTATTAAACAGCTACAGAAACTTTTACGCAGTGAATTATCGGCTAGAGACCAATATTTTACTCATTCTCGGATGTATCAAGATTGGGGTTTAAATAAATTATACGATCGAATTGATCATGAAATGCACGACGAAACTGCTCATGCAGATATGTTAATTAAAAGATTGTTGTTTTTAGAAACAATCCCCGATTTATCAGAGCAAGAAGGGTTAAATATTGGTTCTGATGTGCCTGAGATGCTTCGCAATGATTTAGAATTGGAGTATAAAGTTATTGGTGATTTGAAAGAAGCGATCGCCATTTGTGAGGAGGAACAAGATTATCAAACTAGAGAAATATTAAGAGTAATGTTAGGAGATACAGAGGAAGATCATGCTTACTGGTTAGAAAAACAATTAGGCTTAATTGACAAAATTGGTTTACAAAACTACTTACAATCTCAAATGTAA
- the bfr gene encoding bacterioferritin: MEGNQEIKLQLNNILKLKLTAINQFFLHARMCKSWGLNKLNEYEYRYSIKLMKQADKIIERVFFLEGLPNLQSLGKLLIGEAVSEIIANDLTMTMELADTLRTSINLCESLQDYVSRDLLTELLEETEEEIDWLESQQWLMANSGLENYLQSMI, encoded by the coding sequence ATGGAAGGAAATCAAGAAATCAAACTTCAACTTAATAATATTTTAAAGTTAAAATTAACTGCAATTAATCAGTTTTTTCTTCATGCCAGAATGTGTAAAAGTTGGGGATTAAATAAACTTAATGAGTATGAATATCGGTATTCTATTAAGTTAATGAAACAAGCTGATAAAATTATTGAGCGTGTTTTTTTCCTCGAAGGTTTACCTAATTTACAAAGTTTAGGAAAATTACTTATTGGTGAAGCAGTATCGGAAATTATCGCTAATGATTTGACTATGACGATGGAATTAGCTGATACTTTACGCACTTCTATTAATCTTTGTGAATCTTTACAAGATTATGTTAGTCGAGATTTACTAACAGAATTATTGGAAGAAACGGAGGAAGAAATCGATTGGTTAGAATCTCAACAATGGCTAATGGCTAATTCGGGTTTAGAAAATTATTTACAATCTATGATTTAA
- a CDS encoding S-layer homology domain-containing protein gives MNKLSQSKATTALLLCLTFGVETTIPIVASLANPPVVMAQNSQFEDVSSNYWAANFINPLVQRGVIAGFPDGTFKPDAPVTRAQFAAMVQKALPRNSVRSPINFNDVPSNYWANTAINNAFSMGFLSGYPGQIFRPEQNIPREQVLVSLANGLNFSPNKNINTILNSFNDSSNISNFARSPVAAATEKNLVVNYPTLKQLNPVRNATRAEVAAFIYQALVSQGKLQAINSNYIVALTPTVNETESVLNRGQKIPVQYQEDKIFVTNTETVPITFTVTKNIDSNKVIVIPRNSKVIGELRPSGNNGTRFFGKSIELPNGRVLRVKSSSQTITEIESVTKGMDVGKLLRNAAFGTGAAAAIAGVTGDRRITTGELLIGTGAGVLATLIPQFLGLNRVDLLVVQPKGLNIKLDEDLIIN, from the coding sequence ATGAACAAATTATCTCAATCTAAAGCTACAACAGCTTTACTTCTTTGTCTTACTTTTGGAGTTGAAACAACTATTCCGATCGTCGCATCATTAGCAAATCCTCCAGTAGTAATGGCACAAAATTCGCAATTTGAAGATGTATCTTCTAACTATTGGGCGGCAAATTTTATTAATCCTTTAGTGCAAAGAGGAGTTATTGCAGGTTTTCCTGATGGTACATTTAAACCAGATGCTCCTGTAACAAGAGCCCAATTTGCGGCAATGGTACAAAAGGCATTACCTAGAAATAGTGTAAGATCTCCAATTAATTTTAATGATGTACCCAGTAATTATTGGGCGAATACTGCCATTAATAATGCTTTTAGTATGGGTTTTCTTTCTGGTTATCCCGGACAAATATTTCGTCCAGAACAAAATATTCCCAGAGAACAAGTATTAGTATCATTAGCTAATGGTCTAAATTTCAGCCCTAATAAAAATATTAATACTATTCTCAATTCTTTCAACGATTCTAGTAATATTTCTAATTTTGCTCGTTCTCCAGTCGCCGCAGCTACAGAAAAAAATTTAGTAGTTAATTATCCTACTTTAAAACAATTAAATCCTGTTCGTAATGCTACAAGAGCAGAAGTTGCCGCTTTTATTTATCAGGCTTTAGTTTCTCAAGGAAAATTACAGGCTATCAATTCTAATTATATTGTGGCATTAACTCCCACTGTCAATGAAACTGAATCTGTTTTGAATCGAGGTCAAAAAATTCCTGTACAATATCAAGAAGATAAAATTTTTGTTACGAACACCGAAACAGTTCCCATTACATTTACTGTTACTAAAAATATTGATAGTAATAAAGTTATCGTCATTCCTCGTAATAGTAAGGTGATTGGAGAATTACGTCCTTCTGGGAATAATGGTACTAGATTTTTTGGAAAGTCGATCGAATTACCTAATGGGCGTGTTTTAAGAGTTAAGAGTTCTTCTCAGACTATAACAGAAATAGAAAGTGTTACTAAGGGAATGGATGTAGGTAAACTTTTACGAAATGCCGCTTTTGGTACAGGGGCGGCGGCAGCGATAGCTGGAGTTACAGGCGATCGACGTATTACAACAGGAGAGTTATTAATTGGTACAGGTGCTGGTGTTTTAGCTACTTTAATTCCTCAATTTTTAGGCTTAAATAGAGTAGATTTATTAGTCGTACAACCGAAGGGTTTAAATATAAAATTAGATGAAGATTTAATTATTAATTAA